A portion of the Calothrix sp. 336/3 genome contains these proteins:
- the tilS gene encoding tRNA lysidine(34) synthetase TilS — protein MPWTSLHAKIHRTIRDRHLITQNQRLLVAVSGGQDSLCLIRLLLDLQSKWGWYISIAHCDHCWRADSAANAHHVENLAQSWQVPFHLATATEAINTEAAARNWRYQVLTEIAQASEYQYIVTGHTQSDRAETLLYNLMRGSGADGLQALAWQRPLTANIFLIRPLLAITRRETAQFCQDYQLPIWEDSTNQDTKYARNRIRQELLPYLRENFNPNLESALGQTAELLQADVEYLESIATELREKCFSAPTPDYIRINRRILQTVPLALQRRVMRQILLEVINIAPNFEHIEKLTGLIIAPNRTQTDPFPGGAIAQVMGDEILFLRNLSPK, from the coding sequence ATGCCGTGGACTTCTCTCCATGCAAAAATCCATCGCACAATCCGCGATCGCCATCTAATTACCCAGAATCAGCGTCTACTAGTTGCAGTTTCCGGTGGGCAGGATTCCCTATGTTTAATTCGTTTACTTTTGGATTTACAATCAAAATGGGGTTGGTATATCAGCATTGCCCATTGTGATCATTGTTGGCGTGCAGATTCAGCAGCTAATGCCCATCATGTAGAAAATCTCGCCCAATCTTGGCAAGTACCCTTTCATTTAGCAACTGCCACAGAAGCCATCAACACAGAAGCAGCAGCCAGAAATTGGCGATATCAAGTACTAACAGAAATTGCCCAAGCATCCGAATATCAATATATAGTTACAGGTCATACCCAGAGCGATCGCGCCGAAACACTGCTGTACAATTTAATGCGAGGCAGTGGTGCAGATGGTTTACAAGCTCTGGCTTGGCAACGTCCCCTGACAGCAAACATTTTTCTGATTCGTCCCTTACTCGCAATCACCCGCAGGGAAACTGCCCAATTTTGCCAAGATTACCAATTACCTATCTGGGAAGACTCTACAAATCAAGATACCAAGTATGCGCGTAATCGCATTCGCCAAGAACTATTACCATATTTACGAGAAAATTTCAACCCCAACCTAGAATCTGCCCTCGGACAAACAGCCGAACTATTACAAGCAGATGTTGAGTATTTAGAAAGTATTGCCACAGAACTCAGGGAAAAGTGTTTTTCTGCCCCAACCCCTGACTATATAAGAATCAATCGTCGCATTTTACAAACAGTACCCCTAGCATTACAAAGACGAGTTATGCGGCAAATATTGCTAGAAGTAATCAATATTGCGCCCAATTTTGAGCATATAGAGAAACTCACAGGATTAATTATCGCCCCTAACCGCACACAAACAGACCCCTTTCCTGGAGGAGCGATCGCCCAGGTGATGGGAGACGAGATATTATTTCTTAGAAACTTGTCCCCAAAATAG
- the hmpF gene encoding pilus motility taxis protein HmpF, producing MLYLAEVQKQKGSLLGGAGKTELKLLACQRTDQSWSNVSEEVISAEEANKLNDGALVLVELNPQKQVQRVQEAGRPLVNILQNFSRQLEKFKVKEDEIDQWKESLTFQAQEFNRREMEMEARLEELQQMEEEFHRLEAEKQQFEALHQETEKLQAEIERKNQELEGAWEHLRGEQRRLEERQAEMQGGNVLDEEQGRILVDLIERLGSDRPSTDSVSEHLQYALEMVEQQQGILNPHWQQLEQQRTAVGEQQAEFDRLSQILSERQAEWQQIQKTLEEQATVLTTQTATLKMKEEWVELLKGQLQQQEELHQTMQSLLVSNDENSVSGVDLAALENMSLEELQTTIQDLQEKLRIDSSFVHDQEQELIYKQQTINELQEKINQVSDGERGELETEIADEKDSYQMLNETLVGQRRSITERKSLLKQHKMVLWRRQGQTPDDEGVNIDLSPALQELERQKEKLSVQLQAVMGEISQLQGNISQIQEHLTQQTPEQETKRQELQEMEDNLKSLRTAIAESWGRVNLYQEALQPIQDSLDGMRHKLQVVAENLTQVQNSGNSQQEMIAQMRETLMGLIAQPALAA from the coding sequence GTGCTGTATTTAGCAGAAGTACAAAAACAAAAAGGTAGTTTATTAGGTGGCGCTGGCAAAACAGAGCTAAAGCTTTTAGCTTGTCAACGTACTGACCAAAGTTGGAGTAATGTTTCCGAAGAGGTAATTTCAGCAGAGGAAGCAAACAAATTAAACGATGGTGCTTTAGTACTAGTTGAGTTAAACCCGCAAAAGCAAGTTCAAAGAGTACAAGAGGCAGGTCGTCCCCTTGTCAATATTTTGCAGAATTTCTCCCGACAACTGGAAAAATTTAAAGTTAAGGAAGATGAGATTGATCAGTGGAAGGAGTCACTGACATTCCAAGCGCAGGAATTTAACCGTCGAGAGATGGAAATGGAAGCGCGTTTAGAAGAACTCCAGCAAATGGAGGAAGAGTTTCACCGCTTAGAGGCAGAAAAACAGCAGTTTGAAGCCCTACATCAGGAAACAGAAAAACTCCAAGCAGAAATCGAACGCAAAAACCAAGAATTAGAGGGTGCTTGGGAGCATTTGCGGGGTGAGCAGCGACGTTTAGAAGAGCGTCAAGCAGAGATGCAAGGGGGGAATGTTTTAGATGAAGAACAGGGAAGGATTTTAGTTGATTTAATTGAGCGTCTGGGTAGCGATCGCCCATCCACAGACAGTGTGAGTGAGCACCTACAATATGCTCTGGAAATGGTGGAACAACAGCAAGGTATCCTGAATCCCCATTGGCAGCAATTAGAACAACAAAGGACGGCTGTTGGTGAGCAACAAGCGGAATTTGACCGTTTATCGCAGATTCTCTCTGAGCGTCAAGCTGAGTGGCAACAGATACAAAAAACCCTAGAGGAGCAAGCAACAGTCCTGACAACACAGACTGCAACCCTCAAAATGAAGGAAGAGTGGGTAGAACTTCTCAAAGGACAATTACAGCAGCAGGAAGAGTTGCATCAAACCATGCAATCTTTGCTGGTATCCAATGATGAGAACTCTGTCTCTGGGGTTGACTTAGCAGCTTTGGAAAACATGTCCTTGGAGGAATTGCAGACTACCATTCAAGATTTGCAAGAAAAGCTGAGAATTGACTCTAGTTTTGTACATGATCAAGAACAGGAGTTGATTTATAAGCAGCAGACTATTAATGAACTGCAAGAAAAAATCAATCAAGTATCGGATGGGGAGCGAGGTGAATTAGAGACGGAAATCGCTGATGAGAAAGACTCTTATCAAATGTTGAATGAGACTTTGGTAGGGCAACGTCGTAGTATCACTGAGCGTAAATCTCTGCTGAAACAGCATAAGATGGTTTTATGGCGCAGACAGGGACAAACACCTGATGATGAGGGAGTAAATATAGATTTGAGTCCAGCTTTACAGGAATTGGAGAGACAAAAAGAAAAATTGTCAGTTCAATTACAAGCTGTTATGGGGGAAATTTCCCAACTCCAAGGTAATATCTCCCAAATCCAGGAACATCTGACGCAACAAACTCCTGAACAGGAAACAAAGCGCCAGGAATTGCAGGAAATGGAGGATAATCTCAAGTCTTTGCGGACAGCGATCGCGGAATCCTGGGGAAGGGTGAATCTTTATCAGGAAGCATTGCAACCGATTCAAGATTCTTTGGATGGAATGCGGCATAAATTACAAGTTGTTGCCGAAAATCTCACTCAAGTTCAAAACTCTGGCAATTCCCAACAGGAAATGATTGCCCAGATGCGGGAAACTCTCATGGGTTTGATTGCTCAACCTGCCTTGGCTGCTTAG